Proteins found in one Hoplias malabaricus isolate fHopMal1 chromosome 17, fHopMal1.hap1, whole genome shotgun sequence genomic segment:
- the LOC136674146 gene encoding transmembrane protein 271-like — translation MKWSGRGSCAVAVSGAVILACAASAAAVGFRCVALGARVRARFHVATAAGAFYSGIVLTLGQALLCTALVCCRRRGASCTNFLLLGVLVFVLGVLTAFSGAVVDGDAVALVERKYARYCTAMRASTAMSDEEEKEVRASCEALRDYQSALLASAVLNALECALGLLNLLLIKRWQSARFYRRQRRWRGRARGRARWLGRARAPLIIAGGGGGSGGELGGGDERDLAAARSPALRAYVNPALCRRGAEEGRGAEAQRSGHPSSELPGYSPTDPELNLSYPFSYPLPSDSPPAYEDIFPGGTEAESEDEELGL, via the coding sequence ATGAAGTGGAGTGGCCGCGGCTCGTGCGCCGTGGCCGTGTCCGGCGCCGTGATCTTGGCGTGCGCCGCCAGCGCCGCCGCCGTGGGCTTCAGGTGCGTGGCGCTGGGCGCGCGCGTGCGGGCGCGCTTCCACGTGGCCACGGCGGCCGGCGCCTTCTACTCGGGCATCGTGCTCACGCTCGGCCAGGCGCTGCTCTGCACGGCGCTGGTGTGTTGCCGCCGGCGCGGCGCCTCGTGCACGAACTTCTTGCTGTTGGGCGTACTCGTGTTCGTGCTCGGCGTGCTCACGGCCTTCTCGGGCGCGGTGGTGGACGGCGACGCCGTGGCGCTGGTGGAGCGCAAGTACGCGCGCTACTGCACAGCCATGAGGGCGAGCACCGCCATGAGTGACGAAGAGGAGAAGGAAGTGCGCGCGTCCTGCGAGGCGCTTCGGGACTACCAGAGCGCGCTGCTCGCCTCCGCCGTGCTCAACGCGCTCGAGTGCGCGCTCGGCCTGCTCAACCTGCTGCTCATTAAGCGCTGGCAGAGCGCGCGCTTCTACCGGCGGCAGCGACGGTGGCGGGGGCGTGCACGGGGGCGCGCACGGTGGCTTGGACGCGCACGGGCACCTCTTATCATCGCCGGAGGAGGCGGCGGTAGCGGCGGGGAGCTTGGTGGCGGGGACGAACGCGATTTGGCCGCGGCACGCTCACCGGCCTTGCGTGCTTACGTGAACCCGGCGCTGTGCCGGAGGGGAGCGGAGGAGGGCAGGGGCGCGGAGGCGCAGCGCAGCGGACATCCCAGCAGCGAACTGCCGGGCTACTCGCCCACGGACCCGGAACTCAACCTCTCTTACCCGTTCTCCTACCCGCTGCCCAGCGACTCCCCCCCGGCATACGAGGACATTTTCCCTGGAGGCACTGAAGCAGAGAGCGAGGACGAAGAGCTGGGACTCTAG